A portion of the Labilithrix sp. genome contains these proteins:
- a CDS encoding WYL domain-containing protein, translated as MGQRRATETLFKIIAAFIDRPTWKQAELARELGTSSETVRRHLGDLVEGGLKLEREEDHPHVYWSVRKNWLPGAVAFKGEEAMDLLRLLGRAPPGALRNRLIAIAVDRLTRAGLAPAFDPSTIQPAPASPEEEANLALIEDALAKKVALRMRYYTASKGRDSRRHVSVHRIDAIGARPQFIATCHVANELRRFRVSNVSEAKLDSTEPFRPTTKDALAKLDRESFGGFRDVGPVVRCAFFVRDPEAYWVARNLPDDNIAVEDAKGGSRFVVETAGVLVLARFVAGLGEVARPETKELAAEVRAIAQAALANATR; from the coding sequence GTGGGACAGCGCAGGGCGACCGAGACGCTCTTCAAGATCATCGCCGCGTTCATCGACCGGCCGACCTGGAAGCAAGCCGAGCTCGCGCGAGAGCTCGGCACGAGCTCGGAGACCGTGCGCAGGCACCTCGGCGATCTCGTCGAGGGCGGCCTCAAGCTCGAACGCGAGGAGGACCACCCTCACGTCTACTGGAGCGTGAGGAAGAACTGGCTCCCGGGCGCGGTCGCCTTCAAGGGCGAGGAGGCGATGGACCTCCTCCGCCTCCTCGGGCGCGCGCCGCCGGGGGCGCTCCGCAATCGGCTGATCGCGATCGCGGTCGACCGGCTCACGCGCGCCGGCCTCGCGCCCGCCTTCGACCCGAGCACGATCCAGCCGGCGCCGGCGTCGCCGGAGGAGGAGGCGAACCTCGCGCTCATCGAAGACGCCCTGGCGAAGAAGGTGGCGCTGAGGATGCGCTACTACACCGCGAGCAAGGGGAGGGACTCGCGCCGCCACGTCTCGGTCCATCGCATCGACGCGATCGGCGCGCGGCCGCAGTTCATCGCGACGTGCCATGTCGCTAACGAATTACGTCGATTCCGCGTAAGCAACGTATCGGAGGCGAAGCTCGATTCGACGGAGCCGTTCCGCCCGACGACGAAGGACGCGCTCGCGAAGCTCGATCGGGAGAGCTTCGGCGGCTTTCGCGACGTCGGGCCGGTCGTGCGCTGCGCGTTCTTCGTGCGCGATCCGGAGGCGTACTGGGTGGCGCGGAACCTCCCCGACGACAACATCGCGGTCGAGGACGCGAAGGGCGGCTCGCGCTTCGTCGTCGAGACGGCGGGGGTCCTCGTGCTCGCGCGCTTCGTCGCCGGCCTCGGAGAGGTCGCGCGGCCCGAGACGAAGGAGCTCGCGGCGGAGGTCCGCGCGATCGCGCAAGCCGCCCTCGCGAACGCGACCCGCTGA
- a CDS encoding WYL domain-containing protein has protein sequence MASAILRQWLILTMLPLPPRRIDSGALEARLRERGIDVHRRTIQRDLIELSGVFPIISDDRAKPYGWRWTDDASFARSLPLPRADVTAASRELVVRLPRAALSHLVAQIGGRSRRVADDPDGTKDHAAVTVAVDDTGAARRRLFGHAHEIEVLAPRDLRAEIATMARRALALHTHERASR, from the coding sequence ATGGCCTCCGCGATCCTTCGTCAGTGGTTGATCCTCACGATGCTGCCGCTCCCTCCGCGGCGCATCGACTCCGGCGCGCTCGAGGCGCGGCTCCGCGAGCGCGGGATCGACGTGCATCGGCGCACCATCCAGCGCGACCTCATCGAGCTGTCGGGCGTGTTCCCGATCATCTCCGACGATCGCGCGAAGCCGTACGGGTGGCGCTGGACCGACGACGCGTCGTTCGCGCGATCGCTGCCGCTGCCCCGCGCCGACGTCACCGCCGCGTCGCGCGAGCTCGTCGTCCGCCTGCCGCGCGCGGCGCTCTCGCACCTCGTGGCGCAGATCGGCGGCCGGTCGCGGCGCGTCGCCGACGATCCCGACGGCACCAAGGACCACGCCGCCGTCACCGTCGCGGTCGACGACACCGGCGCCGCGCGCCGCCGCCTCTTCGGCCACGCCCACGAGATCGAGGTCCTCGCCCCACGCGATCTCCGGGCCGAGATCGCGACGATGGCCCGCCGCGCGCTCGCGCTGCACACACACGAGCGCGCGAGCCGATGA
- a CDS encoding sigma-70 family RNA polymerase sigma factor: protein MVSTFVPSALLHPPVGPALHVDARELRLVVSAVVAAILRERPDHADVEDCTNETLRRALEARADARGPARPWVIGIARHVALDALRARQRQRARSGGGAQEEAPPSSTGALVERLADPGAGADVQMERAESDARVRRVMTTLPDGPRRALELFHLEGLPYQEIARRLEVPLGTVATWVTRGRKAMAEALEDEVRR, encoded by the coding sequence ATGGTGTCGACCTTCGTGCCCTCGGCGCTCTTGCATCCTCCGGTCGGTCCGGCGTTGCACGTCGATGCGCGCGAGCTTCGGCTCGTCGTGTCCGCCGTCGTCGCGGCGATCCTGCGGGAGCGGCCCGATCACGCCGACGTCGAGGACTGCACGAACGAGACGCTCCGCCGCGCGCTCGAGGCCCGCGCCGACGCGCGCGGTCCGGCGCGTCCCTGGGTGATCGGCATCGCGCGCCACGTCGCGCTCGATGCGCTCCGCGCGCGACAGCGGCAGCGCGCGCGGAGCGGGGGCGGCGCGCAGGAGGAGGCGCCGCCTTCGTCGACCGGCGCGCTCGTGGAGCGCCTCGCCGATCCGGGCGCCGGCGCCGACGTGCAGATGGAGCGCGCGGAGAGCGACGCGCGCGTGCGGCGGGTGATGACGACGCTGCCCGACGGACCGCGCCGGGCGCTCGAGCTCTTCCACCTCGAAGGGCTCCCGTATCAGGAGATCGCGCGGCGGCTCGAGGTGCCGCTCGGCACCGTCGCGACGTGGGTGACGCGTGGACGCAAGGCCATGGCCGAAGCGCTGGAGGACGAGGTTCGCCGATGA